The DNA window GCCGCCGGCGACGCCGGGCTTGGCGGGCGGGCACTGCATGGTGGCGAACACCTTCTTGTCGGCGAGGCTGCCGTCGGGCTGGATGGCGAAGCTCCAGATCTTGTCGCCGCCGGCCTCGGACACCATCAGCCGGCTCTGGTCGGCCGACAGCGTGATGCCGTTGGGCCGCTTGGACGTTCCCACGTCGGCCGCGACCACCGCGCCGCCTTTGCCGTCGAGAAAGCTGATCTGGTTCTTGCCGGTTTCGGTGAAGTAGATATGCCCGCGGTGCGACACGGCCAGGTCGTTTGGCTTGACCGCTTCGGCAAGCACGGTCACCTTGCCGCCGGGCAGTTCATACGCGACGACCTTCTCATTCCCGCAGGCGTACAGCCGGCCATCGGGGCCCAGCTTCGTTCCGCTGCGGCCTTCCTCGATGATCTTCACCGGCTTGGCCGGCGTCGGGCCGTCGCCTGGGGCGACCTTGAAGATGCCCGGTGGTGTGGCCCGCAGGTCGGAATAGTAAAAGTTGCCGTCGGCATCCAGCGATGGCGCATCGGCAAAGCTCAGGCCTTCGGCGACGATCTGCCACTCACTATCCTTGGCCATAACATCGGCGAGCTTGTCGCCGGCCGGTTCGGCGAATGCCGACGTGCAGAGCAGTCCGATCAGGGCGAAAACAGTCATTCGTTGCATAGGGGTTCCCAAAAAATGAGACATGGAATGCGAATCGCTTCAGCGAGAGCGCAACTCACGAAACGGCAGGGACGTCAACGCCGCGAGCGACCAGGTATTGCCGCGGTCGCCGTCGTACCGCCGGCTATTTCACGGCCTGCCGATGGATCGCCTGGTCCCAGGACTTGAGGTTGACGACATCGAGGTATGGTTTCATCGCGGCGGCTTCGCCGGCGGTGCCAAGTGCCTTGTAGAGCGTCCAGATCGGCTTCTTTCCCAGTGGTTCGGTTTCGTCATCGGGGAATCGTCGCAGGCCGATGCGCAGTCCGCCTTCATGACGGTTGTCGATCCAGTTGTGGTACTGGAACGCCTCGATCGAATCGAGGCTCCTGATCTTCGACCAGGCGTACGCCAGGCCGGCGGCCTGATCGGTCAGCGATTTGTCGGAGTAATCACGCGAGTTCAACCCCTGCTCGCTGAGATGGATCGTGCGTCGGGATTTGCCCAGGTACATCGTTCGGCGCTGCGACACCCACGCGTCGAGCACCTCGAGGTTTCGGAGTGTGATCTTCGGCGTATCGAATGAGAAGCCCGGCTGCTTGTCCTCCCAGGTCCGCGGGTTGCGCAGATCCTGCGGATAGGGGTGATGGGCGATCGCCCAGTCAAAATCCCCCTCAACCCGCGAGAAGCTCAGGAGCAGTTCCAGCAGATCGCGGCTGGCGTAGTACCGCAGCGCAGGGCCGCCGGCCTTGGCCCAGTGGTGCGTCAGGGAGATGAACGCCTTGGCGTTGGGGTCGTACTGCCGGGCGATCAGGTGTGCGGTCCGCATCGAGCGGTGGTAAAGCTCCAGGTACACATTGGCGGGCTTCTCACCGACATTCGTCCATTCCCAGCCGGCGTCCACTTCGTTGTGCAGGATGTAATGATGAATGCGGCCGAACTTGCCGTCGGCGCGGCCGTAGCGGCTGGCGAGAAACTCCATCGCGGCGGCGTAGGCGTCGCACCCCGCGCGGCTGGTGAAGTTCGGCATCGTGTAGGTGCCGGCGGGATTGGCGTCGGGATGGGCGACCAGCGACGCAAACGAGTCCTTCGCCGCCGACCTGGGCAACGGAATCAAGACGATCGCCGACACGACGATCTTGCGAGCGGCCGCATCGAGCATCGTGCGGTCGAAGCCGGCGACGGAGCGGTCCTCCCCCCACCAGGTTCGGCCGGCGTAATCGAATGCGGTTCGGCCCGGACCGGCATCGGTTCGCATGAACGCCGTGATCGGGATGTTCACCGTCACCGCGCCGATCCCGAGTTCGTCCAGATCGCTGGTCAGGCGCCCGGCGTGGAACCCGCCCAGGCCTTTCTTGCTTGTCGGCTTCATCGGCGGGGGTGTCTCGGCCGACGGATTGACGGCGTCGGCCCAGCGCGCGGCCGAAAGCAGGGTCAGAGTGCCGGGTTCCTGGCGGACCACCGCCCAACGGGACAGAAGCCGGTCATGACGCCGGCCGTCGAGCTCGGCATGTCGGTCCGTCGTAAGTGTGAAGCGCCCGTCGCCGGCGGGCGCAATCGGCAGGACGGTCGGCGACGACTTCAGGTCGGTGACGTCGGCCCAGAGAGGCACTTCCGCCAGAGATGCACCTAAGGTTCCGGCAGGGAGTCGGCCTTCTACACGGATAGCTTTCGAATCGACCGAGATCGCAGTGATCGATGCCGGAAACGGTCGTGCCAGGTAAGCCGCCAACCGCTTTTCGTGCTCGGCGTCGGCCGGACCCGGCGATGGTGGTGCGGCTGCGGACGAGCCTGCCGTAAACACAACGAGCAGGAGCAGATACTTCATGGGTTTAGTCATCAGATCAACGGCTCGTCGTCAGGCTTCGCCTCTCACAGGCTACATGAACGCCCGCCGTAATTCGGCGACGACGTCTTCACCCATCGGTGTTAACGCGCCGACGGACCGGGCGTTGATCAGGGCCTCGGCGGTCGATTCGAGCACTTCGAGTCGATCGAACGCGTCGAGCGGCGATTGGCCGGCGACGAGCACGCCGTCGTTCTCCAGAAGAAGCACGGGCCGGGTGGGGGAGATCAGGTCGGCCAGGCGATGCGGTTCGGCGTACTGAACGCCGTAGGGGACGATGCCGACGTCGCGCAGGAAGATGTAGCTTTCGGGAATGGTGCGGGCGTCCAGCAGGCTGGGAGCGACGGCCGATCCCCCGACCGCCGGCCCGACGACGCCGAACGCCGCCCCGTTGACCGGCATGGCGTTGACGATCGATCCGATCTGTGGATGCCGCAGGTAGATCGCCCGGTGTGCCGCCGCCGCGCGGCTCGGTCGCTTGCCGGCCTCGGCTTTGCCGCCGACGACGAGGGTGAGGTTTGCTGGCGTTGTGTGGGCGCGATCGATCCCCGTGCTGGTGATGACGAATGCGTCGTCGCCCAGGCGTGCGGAGTAGCTCCCTTCGGTGCTGGTGAGCAACCGCTGGCGGTAGCCACGCAACACAAAGTCGGCGACGAGCTGGCGGGCTTCCTTCTCCTGGCTTGTCGGCTCCGCCGGCTCGAACGATTGGGTCAAGCCGCGCGGTCGGTGTGACAGTTCGATCTGTGCCGATGACAGCCCGCGCAAATCGCCCAACCGCCGGGCCTTGATGGCGGTCTTGGCGGTGAACTCCAGCGTCTCAAAGCGGGCGAAGGCCTCGGCAAGCGTCGTCCCGGCGACGACAACGCCGTGGTTCTCCAGCATGACGCAGTTGAAGCCCTTGGCAAACACATCTGCCACGTTCCGTCCGAGGCGGTCGCTCCCTGGCAGTGCATAGGGCGCAAACCCCACTTCGCCGCAAACGTTTCGAGCCTGTGGAAAAAGCGTGGTGTCCGGCGACTGCCCGCAGATGCTGAACGCGACCAATGCAACGGGGTGCGCGTGGACGACAGCGCGTACGTCCGGCCGGGCATCGTAGATCATGCGGTGGAACGGGAACTCGCTGCTGGGCTTGTGCAGGCCGACGCTCGTGCCGTCCGTCGCGACGCGGACAATGTCGGTCGGCCGGAGCGACCCCTTGTCCACGCGGGCGGGCGTGATCCAGACGTCGCCGTTGTCTTCACGAACCGAGATGTTTCCGCCGGACGTGGTCGTCATTCGGTAGCGGTAGATGCGCTCGATCGTGTCGACAATCGCGTGGCGGGGATGAAGCAGGGAAAAGGGGTCGCGGTGGGTCATGGAAAGCTCGGCGTGTATTGGCGTGGGAGGCGAGGATTGATTCGGCGGCACGGAGGGCAAATCGACCCATCAGAAGCGAATGAAGCATGAAGGATGAAGAACGGGGAACGTGAGATATGGGGAGTCTCCTCACTCATGTCTGATCACCGAGTGACCCTCCGTGTATCCGTGGTGATCCCGTATTTCCGCCGATCAGAAATCAAACTGATCGATGTTGTCTTTCGTGAAGATGAACGGCTTGCCCAGGATGATACTTGTGCCGTCGATCCGCAGTTCGCCTAGCCGGCCGGCGGTGAAACTGGTCGCGCCGGGCTTGAGCGTGCCTTCGGCCGTCGCCTTGGCGGCGTGGACCGTCAGGTAGCCCAGGTCGGCGGTCTTCCAGAGCACTACCGCGGCGGTAACGCCTTCGTGGACGTACTTCTTGTTCTCGTTCGGCAGGCTTACGCCGATGACCTTCACGCCCGGGCGTGCTGACTGCTTGACCGCTTCAGCGCCGCCCGGAACGGCGGGGGAGCAGTTGCCGAGAATGAGCTTCAGGTTCGGATACTTGTTGATCATCCGCTTGCCCAGATCGGTGGCGATATTCTGGTTGTCGTCACAGTAGACGACCTCGGCGCAGGTGATCTTGGGATAGTCTTTGACACGCAGCAGGATGCGGTCGCGCCAGAGGTTCAGGTTTGCCGCGGTCTGCGAGCCGCTGATGATGACGAACTCGCCTTCATTGTTCATCGTCTTGGCGGCCAGGTCCATCAGCGTGTCGCCGATGCCGTCGGGGGTGGCCTGGTTGCAGAAGAAGGATCGCGCGTTGGCGTCGGCATCGGCGTCCCAGGTGACGACCTTGATGCCTGCCTCCTGTGCCTTGCGCAGCGCGGTCGACAAACCCGTCTGGTTCTCGACGGCGACCGCAATGACATCCACCTTCCGGGTGATCCAGGTTTCGACCAGCGTGTTCTGGGCGGCGGGGTCGGCGTTGTTGCTCGCCGGGCCGTCCCAGATCAGGTCGATGCCCAGTTCCTTCGCGGCCTCTTCGGCGCCTTTCTGGCAGGCGATGAAGTAGGCGTTGCCCTTGGTCTTGGGCATCATCGCAATGGTCAGCTTCTTGCCGGTCCCGCCGTTACCGGGCCCGCCCGATGCACGGGCGTTGTGCAGATCGCCCTTGATCGCGTTGACGAGCATGTAGTTGCCGCCGGCGATAATCAGCGCCGCGGCGACGATCACCGCGCAGAGCACGGCGAGTTGAGAGTTCCGCATGTCCAAGTCCTCCGAGGTCCCTTTTTGTGGTGCAGCCGTCGCGGCTGCGGCAGGCGTTACACCTGCGCCACGGCGTTTCTGCAGATAGTCCAATCCCGCCGCCGAAAGCAGCAGGACGCCGACGAGAATGCCGGTCAATTCGCGAGACGCGCTGGCGAGCGTCTGGCCGTTTTCTAGGAACGCGATCGCGAGCAGGCCGAGCAGGGTGCCAATGATGCTGGCCCGCCCGCCGAAGATGCTCGTTCCGCCGAGAACGACGGCCGTAATCGCCTGGAGTTCGAACCCCGAGGCGGCGTTGGCCCGCGCTTCGCCGAACCGGGCGACATAGATGATCGACGCCAGGCCGGCACAGAAGCCGGCCAAGGCGTACATCGACAGCGTCAGCCGATCGACGCGAATGCCGGCATGGCGGGCGCCGTCGGCCGAGTAGCCGATCGCCGACAGCGCCCGGCCGGCGGTCGAGCGATGGACCAGCAGGTAAAACAGCACGGCCGCGGGGAGGAAGATCCACAACTGCGTCGGCAGGCCGAGGGTCGTTCCCTGGCCCAGGTCGACGAAGCCTTCGGGAAAACCGCCGAAGCTTCCCTGCCCGCGTGTCAGCCCCTCGGCCACACCGCGGAACAACGCGAACGTGCCCAGCGTCACGATCAGCGGCGGCATCTTCCCACGGGTGATGAGCAGCCCGTTGAACGCGCCGCAGAGGGTCGCCATCAACACCACCGCAGGGACGGCCAGCCACAGTGGAACTCCGGCATCGTGCAGCTTGCCCAGGACAACGGCCGAAAGACCCATGAGCGAACCCACCGACAGGTCGATCCCGCCGGTCAGGATGATCGGCGTCAGCGCCAGCGCGATCAGCCCCAGGTCGGCGTTCTGGCGAAGGACTGTGAGAAGGTTTTCGAGCGAGAGGAAGTTTTCACCGAGCAGACCGAAGATGCCGACCTCGAACAGCAGTACCAGCACCAGCACCACCTGCTGGGGCGCAGGCGAGAAGTCGGGCCTGGTATCGCCCGGCAGGGTTTGAGGTTGAGAGGCGAACACCGTCATCGAGCTTTCACCTGCGAGGCTGTTCACGAAGGAAGAACGGTCCACGAATGAACACGAATTGACACGAATAAAAGGCCGTCAGATGTCACCCGTTGGTCTGATTCTATCGCAAAGGCTTGGATCAGCTTCGATGTCTTCATTCGTGCTCATTCGTGTTGATTCGTGGACCAGCTTGTCATGCCGCCGCCAGCCGCTGTGCGTTCGGATTCTTGTCTCGGCGTAACAACACCTCCGACCCGACGGCCAGCAGGATGATCGATCCGTAGACGGCTTTTTCCCATTCCTGCGGAACGTTGAGCGACGACAGGGCCGGCCCGATGATCGACAGCAGGGCGACGCCGGCGAGCGTGCCGAGCATGCGGCCGCGCCCGCCGGTGATTGCCGTTCCGCCGACGACGACGGCGGCGATCACTTTCAGTTCCAGGTCTTTGCCGAGATTAGTCGCGACGATGGGCTGGCGGATCGCTTCAAGTGTGCCGGCCAGGCCCGCCAGTGCGCCGGTCAGGACGAACACCCAGAAAACCACCTGCTTCGGTCGTACGCCGGCCAAGCGGGCGGCTTCAAGGTCCGAGCCGACGGCGTAGGGCGCGCGTCCTGCCGCCAGCGACCGCGTCGCCCAGACGGCAACGCCGAGCACGATCGCGGCCGTCACCATCAAGACCATCTCTCCACCGGCCTGGGGCAAGCCGAGCCACTGAAACCCCGGCGGAAGGCCCTGGACCGATGCGCCCTGCCTTGCCCACGACAATGCCTCGCGGCTGATGACCATCGTCGCGAGCGTGACGACGATGGACGGAAGCCGAAACAACGCGACAAACAGGCCGTTGAACGCGCCGATCGCGGCACCGCAACTGATCGCTGCGAGCGTGACGACTGGCATCGGCAACCCCGCTTTGGCGAATACCGCGGCCAACACTGCACAGACCGACAGTTGTGACCCGACCGAGATATCGATCTGCCGCGAGATGATGATCAGCGTCATCCCGACGGCCACCACAAGCGTCGGCGATGCCGAAAGCCAGGTGTTGCGGAACTCGGCCCAGAAGACGTCCGGCCGGGCGATGAACATGATCACCGCCAGGAGAGCGAATGCGACGAAGACGGCGAGCTCGCGGAAGTAGCGGGTCATGCTCGCCTCGCTAACTTGAGGTGAGGATCACGCTGTTGTGAGAACTCCGAATGCCGAACGCCGAACGCCGAACGTCCAACGCCGAATGACCAGGATGCAGATCCGTGCGCGGACCCTCTTCCTTCGATGTTCGGCGTTCGGAGTTCGATGTTCGATGTTCGCATTGATCTCCTACGCATTCGCCGTCGAGCTGCCCAGCGCCAGTTCCATGATCTTCTCCTGCGTCGCCTCTTCGCGGCTCAGCAGCCCGACGATTTCGCCGGCGTGCATGACGGCGATGCGGTCGCTCATGCCGAGGATTTCCGGCAG is part of the Humisphaera borealis genome and encodes:
- a CDS encoding SMP-30/gluconolactonase/LRE family protein, translating into MQRMTVFALIGLLCTSAFAEPAGDKLADVMAKDSEWQIVAEGLSFADAPSLDADGNFYYSDLRATPPGIFKVAPGDGPTPAKPVKIIEEGRSGTKLGPDGRLYACGNEKVVAYELPGGKVTVLAEAVKPNDLAVSHRGHIYFTETGKNQISFLDGKGGAVVAADVGTSKRPNGITLSADQSRLMVSEAGGDKIWSFAIQPDGSLADKKVFATMQCPPAKPGVAGGDGMTVDTTGRVYVTSAIGVQIFSPAGELLGILPKPKEGALTSCGFGGKDLAYLHVTCGDKIYRRKTQATGVVFYKAPTAK
- a CDS encoding DUF5722 domain-containing protein; amino-acid sequence: MTKPMKYLLLLVVFTAGSSAAAPPSPGPADAEHEKRLAAYLARPFPASITAISVDSKAIRVEGRLPAGTLGASLAEVPLWADVTDLKSSPTVLPIAPAGDGRFTLTTDRHAELDGRRHDRLLSRWAVVRQEPGTLTLLSAARWADAVNPSAETPPPMKPTSKKGLGGFHAGRLTSDLDELGIGAVTVNIPITAFMRTDAGPGRTAFDYAGRTWWGEDRSVAGFDRTMLDAAARKIVVSAIVLIPLPRSAAKDSFASLVAHPDANPAGTYTMPNFTSRAGCDAYAAAMEFLASRYGRADGKFGRIHHYILHNEVDAGWEWTNVGEKPANVYLELYHRSMRTAHLIARQYDPNAKAFISLTHHWAKAGGPALRYYASRDLLELLLSFSRVEGDFDWAIAHHPYPQDLRNPRTWEDKQPGFSFDTPKITLRNLEVLDAWVSQRRTMYLGKSRRTIHLSEQGLNSRDYSDKSLTDQAAGLAYAWSKIRSLDSIEAFQYHNWIDNRHEGGLRIGLRRFPDDETEPLGKKPIWTLYKALGTAGEAAAMKPYLDVVNLKSWDQAIHRQAVK
- a CDS encoding class II aldolase/adducin family protein — protein: MTHRDPFSLLHPRHAIVDTIERIYRYRMTTTSGGNISVREDNGDVWITPARVDKGSLRPTDIVRVATDGTSVGLHKPSSEFPFHRMIYDARPDVRAVVHAHPVALVAFSICGQSPDTTLFPQARNVCGEVGFAPYALPGSDRLGRNVADVFAKGFNCVMLENHGVVVAGTTLAEAFARFETLEFTAKTAIKARRLGDLRGLSSAQIELSHRPRGLTQSFEPAEPTSQEKEARQLVADFVLRGYRQRLLTSTEGSYSARLGDDAFVITSTGIDRAHTTPANLTLVVGGKAEAGKRPSRAAAAHRAIYLRHPQIGSIVNAMPVNGAAFGVVGPAVGGSAVAPSLLDARTIPESYIFLRDVGIVPYGVQYAEPHRLADLISPTRPVLLLENDGVLVAGQSPLDAFDRLEVLESTAEALINARSVGALTPMGEDVVAELRRAFM
- a CDS encoding ABC transporter permease/substrate-binding protein, coding for MDRSSFVNSLAGESSMTVFASQPQTLPGDTRPDFSPAPQQVVLVLVLLFEVGIFGLLGENFLSLENLLTVLRQNADLGLIALALTPIILTGGIDLSVGSLMGLSAVVLGKLHDAGVPLWLAVPAVVLMATLCGAFNGLLITRGKMPPLIVTLGTFALFRGVAEGLTRGQGSFGGFPEGFVDLGQGTTLGLPTQLWIFLPAAVLFYLLVHRSTAGRALSAIGYSADGARHAGIRVDRLTLSMYALAGFCAGLASIIYVARFGEARANAASGFELQAITAVVLGGTSIFGGRASIIGTLLGLLAIAFLENGQTLASASRELTGILVGVLLLSAAGLDYLQKRRGAGVTPAAAATAAPQKGTSEDLDMRNSQLAVLCAVIVAAALIIAGGNYMLVNAIKGDLHNARASGGPGNGGTGKKLTIAMMPKTKGNAYFIACQKGAEEAAKELGIDLIWDGPASNNADPAAQNTLVETWITRKVDVIAVAVENQTGLSTALRKAQEAGIKVVTWDADADANARSFFCNQATPDGIGDTLMDLAAKTMNNEGEFVIISGSQTAANLNLWRDRILLRVKDYPKITCAEVVYCDDNQNIATDLGKRMINKYPNLKLILGNCSPAVPGGAEAVKQSARPGVKVIGVSLPNENKKYVHEGVTAAVVLWKTADLGYLTVHAAKATAEGTLKPGATSFTAGRLGELRIDGTSIILGKPFIFTKDNIDQFDF
- a CDS encoding ABC transporter permease, producing MTRYFRELAVFVAFALLAVIMFIARPDVFWAEFRNTWLSASPTLVVAVGMTLIIISRQIDISVGSQLSVCAVLAAVFAKAGLPMPVVTLAAISCGAAIGAFNGLFVALFRLPSIVVTLATMVISREALSWARQGASVQGLPPGFQWLGLPQAGGEMVLMVTAAIVLGVAVWATRSLAAGRAPYAVGSDLEAARLAGVRPKQVVFWVFVLTGALAGLAGTLEAIRQPIVATNLGKDLELKVIAAVVVGGTAITGGRGRMLGTLAGVALLSIIGPALSSLNVPQEWEKAVYGSIILLAVGSEVLLRRDKNPNAQRLAAA